One stretch of Ictalurus punctatus breed USDA103 chromosome 5, Coco_2.0, whole genome shotgun sequence DNA includes these proteins:
- the LOC128632843 gene encoding uncharacterized protein LOC128632843 has translation MELEDQKSSNLLVLGKGTLAQNQCHHYCHLFHDHFHNLYDTQLYVSAKPEDRQKLSKVEDCVKDIRRWMLTNFLLLNSDKTEILLLGPRVARSNLSDHMVTLDGLSVSSCTAVKDLGVTIDSSLSFDAHVDNITRIAFFHLRNISKIRNILSLHDVEILVHAFVTSRLDYCNALLSGCSSRNINKLQLVQNAAARVLTRTRRYDYITPILSVLHWLPVKSRINYKILLLTYKALNGLTPQYLSNLLVLYDPPCLLRSKDAGYLTVPRIVKATAGGRAFAYRAPQLWNSLPISVWDSDTVSVFKSRLKTYLFTQAYPD, from the coding sequence ATGGAACTTGAAGATCAAAAGTCCAGCAATCTTTTGGTCTTGGGGAAAGGGACCCTGGCTCAAAATCAGTGTCATCACTACTGCCACTTGTTTCATGATCACTTTCATAATCTgtatgatacacagttgtatgtttcagcgaagccagaggacagacagaagcttagtaaagttgaggattgtgtaaaggacattagacgttggatgttaactaacttccttttacttaattctgataaaacagaaatacttttattaggcccacgtgtggctagaagtaatctttctgatcacatggttactctggatggtctttctgtttcatcatgtacagcagttaaagaccttggagtgactattgactccagcctatcatttgatgctcatgtggataatattactaggatagctttctttcatctcagaaatatttctaagataagaaacatattgtcactacatgatgtggaaatactagttcatgcattcgtcacctctagattagattactgtaatgccttactgtctggatgttccagtaggaatataaataagctccagttagtccagaatgcagctgctagagtcctaactagaactagaagatacgactatatcacaccaatattatcagtactgcattggctcccagtaaaatctcgcattaactataaaatacttttattaacctataaagcactaaacggtctcacgccacaatatctaagcaaccttttggttttatatgatccgccatgcctacttagatcaaaagatgcaggctatttgacagtacctcgaatagtgaaggctacagcagggggaagagccttcgcttatagagccccacagttatggaacagtcttcctattagtgtttgggactcagacacagtctcagtgtttaagtctaggcttaaaacgtatttgtttactcaagcctaccctgactag